From one Conyzicola nivalis genomic stretch:
- a CDS encoding glucose-1-phosphate adenylyltransferase: MASKKIFGIVLAGGEGKRLMPLTADRAKPAVPFGGGYRLIDFALSNLINSGLTKIVVLTQYKSHSLDRHISQTWRLSGLLDAYVASVPAQQRLGKRWFSGSADAILQSLNLLRDEKPDIVVVVGADHVYRMDFSQMIDAHIASGRGLTVAAIRQPISLADQFGVIELDKDDPTKINAFLEKPQNAEGLADSPNEVLASMGNYVFDADILIDAVLRDGERSDSNHDMGGDIVPDFVSRGAAGVYDLNQNEVPGSTDRDRFYWRDVGSIDSFFEAHQDLISALPIFNLYNREWPIFSQQLNSPPAKFVRDARGYLGTTIDSIVSLGSLLSGAHIERSVLGPWTTVESGAMVVDSIVFERARIEPNAVVRRAILDKDVVIGAGAHVGVDADSDRARGLTVTDSGITIVGKGVHVAP, from the coding sequence ATGGCATCGAAGAAGATCTTTGGAATTGTGCTCGCTGGTGGAGAAGGCAAGCGGCTGATGCCGCTCACCGCGGATCGGGCCAAGCCCGCCGTGCCCTTCGGTGGCGGTTACCGTCTCATCGACTTCGCCCTGAGCAACCTGATCAACTCGGGACTCACGAAGATCGTGGTCCTGACCCAGTACAAGTCGCACAGCCTCGACCGTCACATCTCCCAGACGTGGCGCCTCAGCGGGCTGCTCGACGCCTACGTGGCATCCGTACCTGCGCAGCAGCGCCTCGGCAAGCGCTGGTTCAGCGGTTCGGCCGACGCGATCCTGCAGAGCCTCAACCTGCTGCGCGACGAGAAGCCCGACATCGTCGTCGTGGTCGGTGCCGACCACGTGTACCGCATGGACTTCAGCCAGATGATCGACGCACACATCGCGTCCGGCCGCGGCCTGACCGTCGCGGCGATCCGCCAGCCGATCAGCCTCGCCGACCAGTTCGGCGTTATCGAGCTCGACAAGGACGACCCCACCAAGATCAACGCCTTCCTCGAGAAGCCGCAGAACGCCGAGGGCCTCGCCGACTCCCCCAACGAGGTTCTCGCGTCGATGGGCAACTACGTCTTCGACGCCGACATCCTCATCGACGCGGTGCTGCGCGATGGCGAACGCAGCGACTCCAACCACGACATGGGCGGCGACATCGTTCCCGACTTCGTCTCGCGCGGGGCCGCCGGGGTCTACGACCTCAACCAGAACGAGGTCCCAGGCTCCACCGACCGCGACCGGTTCTACTGGCGCGACGTCGGCAGCATCGACTCCTTCTTCGAGGCCCACCAGGACCTCATCTCGGCCCTGCCGATCTTCAACCTGTACAACCGGGAGTGGCCGATCTTCAGCCAGCAGCTCAACTCGCCGCCGGCCAAGTTCGTGCGCGACGCGCGCGGCTACCTCGGCACCACGATCGACTCGATCGTGTCGCTGGGTTCGCTGCTCTCCGGAGCGCACATCGAGCGCAGCGTGCTCGGCCCGTGGACGACGGTGGAGTCCGGCGCCATGGTGGTCGACTCGATCGTGTTCGAGCGCGCCCGCATCGAGCCGAACGCCGTCGTGCGCCGCGCTATCCTCGACAAGGACGTGGTCATCGGGGCAGGCGCGCACGTGGGTGTCGACGCCGATTCCGACCGGGCGCGTGGCCTCACCGTCACCGACTCCGGCATCACCATCGTCGGTAAAGGCGTGCACGTCGCGCCGTAA
- the serB gene encoding phosphoserine phosphatase SerB — MARFLVVLDVDSTLIENEVIELLAEVAGTLPLVAEITLSAMNGELDFEQSLRARAATLAGLPEAVFAEVAPRIVVTDGVPEMIAAVQDAGGRVAVVSGGFHEVLDPVAEQLGLDRWRANRLEIVDGVLTGGLVGPIIDARAKADTLREWAGEFDVPLGQTVAVGDGANDLEMMAITGLAVGFDAKAPVRDEAHVLIDVRDMSQLLPLLGLRG, encoded by the coding sequence ATGGCCCGGTTTCTCGTAGTGCTCGATGTCGATTCCACCCTCATCGAGAACGAGGTGATCGAACTGCTCGCCGAAGTCGCGGGAACCCTCCCGCTGGTGGCCGAGATCACGCTGAGCGCCATGAACGGCGAACTCGACTTCGAGCAGAGCCTGCGCGCGCGCGCGGCGACGTTGGCCGGGCTGCCCGAGGCCGTCTTCGCGGAGGTCGCGCCCCGCATCGTCGTGACGGATGGCGTGCCCGAGATGATCGCGGCCGTTCAGGACGCGGGAGGCAGGGTGGCCGTCGTCTCCGGCGGGTTCCACGAGGTGCTCGACCCCGTCGCCGAGCAGCTCGGACTCGACCGCTGGCGGGCCAACCGTCTCGAGATCGTCGACGGCGTGCTCACGGGCGGACTCGTGGGGCCCATCATCGACGCGCGGGCCAAGGCCGACACCCTGCGCGAGTGGGCTGGCGAGTTCGACGTGCCGCTCGGCCAGACCGTGGCGGTCGGCGACGGCGCCAACGATCTCGAGATGATGGCCATCACGGGCCTCGCCGTCGGGTTCGACGCGAAGGCGCCGGTGCGCGATGAAGCCCACGTGCTCATCGACGTGCGCGACATGAGCCAGCTGCTGCCGCTCTTGGGGCTGCGCGGCTAG
- the fabG gene encoding 3-oxoacyl-ACP reductase FabG, translating into MTFAEPTIRTVLITGGNRGIGLAIAEEFVAQGHRVAVTARSGEGPAGSLTVRADVTDAASLDAAFTEVEAAYGPVEVVVANAGITRDLLLMRMNENDFTDVIDTNLTGAFRVVKRASKGMMKARFGRIILVSSVSGLLGAAGQINYSASKSGLIGLARSVTRELGSRGITANVVAPGLIETEMTAVLSDEVQADYKKSIPAGRFASPQEVAKVIAWLASDDAAYISGAIIPVDGGLGMGH; encoded by the coding sequence ATGACTTTTGCCGAACCGACCATCCGCACCGTTCTCATCACGGGAGGCAACCGCGGAATCGGTCTCGCCATCGCCGAAGAATTCGTCGCTCAGGGCCACCGCGTGGCCGTCACGGCCCGGTCAGGTGAGGGACCGGCCGGTTCCCTGACGGTGAGGGCGGATGTCACGGACGCCGCGAGCCTCGACGCGGCGTTCACCGAGGTGGAGGCCGCCTACGGACCGGTCGAGGTCGTCGTGGCCAACGCCGGCATCACCCGCGACCTGCTGCTCATGCGCATGAACGAGAACGACTTCACCGACGTCATCGACACCAACCTCACCGGGGCGTTCCGCGTCGTCAAGCGCGCCTCGAAGGGCATGATGAAGGCGCGCTTCGGCCGCATCATCCTGGTCTCGAGCGTGTCGGGTCTGCTGGGAGCCGCCGGCCAGATCAACTACTCGGCCTCGAAGAGCGGCCTGATCGGCCTCGCCCGCTCGGTGACCCGCGAGCTGGGCTCGCGCGGCATCACGGCGAACGTGGTCGCCCCCGGCCTGATCGAGACGGAGATGACGGCGGTCCTGTCAGACGAGGTGCAGGCCGACTACAAGAAGTCGATTCCCGCGGGACGGTTCGCATCGCCGCAAGAGGTCGCGAAGGTCATCGCGTGGCTCGCGAGCGACGACGCCGCCTACATCTCGGGCGCGATCATCCCCGTCGACGGCGGCCTGGGAATGGGCCACTAA
- a CDS encoding DUF3099 domain-containing protein, protein MKTQQSITTLPASPADDRRKRMIQYTVAMTIRLVCVILLFFVQGWWLLVVGIGAVVLPYIAVILANNVHGGTPGDVERPGVIVPVRDPRTGSPYGPDHDA, encoded by the coding sequence ATGAAGACCCAGCAGTCCATCACCACGCTTCCGGCGTCGCCCGCAGACGACCGCCGCAAGCGCATGATCCAGTACACGGTGGCGATGACCATCCGGCTGGTATGCGTGATCCTGCTGTTCTTCGTGCAGGGCTGGTGGCTGCTCGTCGTCGGTATCGGCGCGGTCGTACTGCCCTACATCGCCGTCATCCTCGCCAACAACGTGCACGGCGGAACGCCGGGTGACGTAGAGCGCCCTGGCGTGATCGTGCCGGTGCGCGACCCGCGAACCGGGAGCCCGTACGGACCGGACCACGACGCGTGA
- a CDS encoding SURF1 family cytochrome oxidase biogenesis protein, with protein sequence MKNWGFAFTWHWARYLALAVVFALVCVGLCLWQLDRRDTALEELARIDNNYSADPVPLAEAVPELDSFDLSDKWTPVTITGTYLSDDELLVRNRPYNSGPGFEVLTPLLLADGSVFIVDRGGLPTGQKQDAPDVIPAAPSGEVTVTARLKPGEPTLPGRSAPAGQIATIQLDEIAAMLDRPVYTGAYGLMATEDPAPADRPLASTKPARDEGPHLSYAFQWLVFALFGFFGLGYGLRQEYRRINENDPEEMERAEARRVKDAARTRTDAEIEDELIDSRR encoded by the coding sequence GTGAAAAACTGGGGCTTCGCCTTCACCTGGCACTGGGCCCGCTACCTGGCCCTCGCGGTGGTCTTCGCCCTCGTCTGCGTCGGTCTCTGCCTGTGGCAGCTCGACCGTCGCGACACCGCGCTCGAAGAACTCGCCCGCATCGACAACAACTACTCGGCCGACCCGGTGCCCCTCGCCGAGGCCGTCCCCGAGCTGGATTCGTTCGACCTGAGCGACAAATGGACGCCCGTGACGATAACGGGAACCTACCTGTCCGACGACGAGCTGCTGGTGCGCAACCGGCCGTACAACAGCGGTCCGGGCTTCGAGGTGCTCACCCCCCTGCTGCTCGCCGACGGCAGCGTCTTCATCGTCGACCGCGGCGGACTGCCGACGGGACAGAAGCAGGATGCGCCTGACGTCATCCCCGCCGCGCCCTCCGGCGAGGTCACGGTGACCGCGCGGCTGAAGCCCGGCGAGCCCACGCTGCCCGGCCGCTCGGCCCCCGCCGGCCAGATCGCCACGATCCAGCTCGACGAGATCGCCGCGATGCTCGACCGCCCGGTCTACACGGGGGCGTACGGACTGATGGCGACCGAGGACCCGGCACCGGCCGACCGGCCGCTCGCGTCGACCAAGCCCGCCCGCGACGAGGGCCCGCACCTGTCGTACGCGTTCCAGTGGCTCGTGTTCGCCCTGTTCGGTTTCTTCGGGCTCGGCTACGGCCTGCGCCAGGAGTACCGCCGCATCAACGAGAACGATCCGGAAGAGATGGAACGCGCCGAGGCGCGCCGTGTCAAAGACGCCGCGCGCACGCGCACCGACGCCGAGATCGAAGACGAACTGATCGACTCGCGGCGCTAG
- a CDS encoding ABC-F family ATP-binding cassette domain-containing protein, which produces MLAVHDLELRVGARVLMDEVNFRVDKGDKIGLVGRNGAGKTTLTKTLAGELQPSGGRIDRSGEIGYLPQDPRSGNPEDLARTRILDARGLGTLLIGMNKTMTDMASSDAAVSAAAMKKYGNLEERFTALGGYAAEAEAASIASNLSLPDRILDQPLSTLSGGQRRRIELARILFSGADTMLLDEPTNHLDADSVVWLRDYLKSFQGGLIVITHDIALVEETVNKVFYLDGNRQVIDVYNMGWKNYLKQRASDEERRKKERANAEKKASVLQTQAAKFGAKASKAASAHQMVARAEKLLAGLDEVRTVERVAKLRFPEPAPCGKTPLMASNLSKSYGSLEIFASVDLAIDRGSKVVILGLNGAGKTTLLRMLAGVDKPDTGQIEPGHGLRVGYYAQEHETIDVKRTVLQNMVSSSPSITEMEARRVLGSFLFTGDDGHKLAGVLSGGEKTRLALAMIVVSGANVLLLDEPTNNLDPASRFEILDALANYSGAVVLVSHDEGAVEALNPERVLILPDGVEDHWNADYLDLITLA; this is translated from the coding sequence GTGCTTGCCGTGCATGATCTCGAGTTACGAGTGGGCGCAAGAGTGCTCATGGATGAGGTCAACTTCCGCGTTGACAAGGGCGACAAGATCGGTCTCGTCGGACGCAACGGTGCAGGCAAGACGACCCTCACGAAGACGCTGGCCGGCGAGCTGCAGCCTTCGGGCGGTCGCATCGACCGATCGGGTGAGATCGGATACCTGCCGCAGGACCCGCGCTCGGGCAATCCCGAAGACCTGGCCCGCACCCGCATCCTCGACGCCCGCGGCCTCGGCACCCTGCTCATCGGCATGAACAAGACGATGACCGATATGGCGAGCTCCGACGCCGCAGTCAGCGCCGCCGCGATGAAGAAGTACGGCAACCTCGAGGAGCGCTTCACGGCCCTCGGCGGTTACGCGGCCGAGGCGGAAGCCGCATCGATCGCGAGCAACCTCAGCCTTCCCGACCGCATCCTCGACCAGCCGCTCTCCACGCTGTCGGGTGGTCAGCGTCGCCGCATCGAGCTCGCCCGCATCCTGTTCTCGGGCGCCGACACCATGCTCCTCGACGAACCGACCAACCACCTCGACGCCGACTCCGTCGTCTGGCTGCGCGACTACCTGAAAAGTTTCCAGGGCGGTCTGATCGTGATCACCCACGATATTGCGCTCGTCGAAGAGACCGTCAACAAGGTGTTCTACCTCGACGGCAACCGCCAGGTCATCGACGTCTACAACATGGGTTGGAAGAACTACCTGAAGCAGCGCGCCTCCGACGAGGAGCGCCGCAAGAAGGAGCGCGCGAACGCCGAGAAGAAGGCGTCCGTGCTGCAGACCCAGGCCGCGAAGTTCGGCGCCAAGGCGTCGAAGGCGGCGTCGGCCCACCAGATGGTCGCCCGCGCCGAGAAGCTGCTCGCCGGCCTCGACGAGGTGCGCACCGTGGAGCGGGTCGCCAAGCTGCGCTTCCCCGAGCCCGCGCCCTGCGGCAAGACGCCCCTGATGGCCTCGAACCTGAGCAAGAGCTACGGCTCGCTCGAGATCTTCGCCTCGGTGGACCTCGCGATCGACCGTGGTTCGAAGGTCGTCATCCTGGGATTGAACGGTGCGGGAAAAACGACCCTGCTCCGGATGCTCGCGGGCGTCGACAAGCCCGATACGGGGCAGATCGAGCCGGGCCACGGCCTGCGGGTCGGCTACTACGCCCAGGAACACGAGACCATCGACGTCAAGCGCACCGTGCTGCAGAACATGGTGTCGTCGTCACCGAGCATCACCGAGATGGAGGCGCGCCGCGTTCTCGGCTCGTTCCTGTTCACGGGTGACGACGGCCACAAGCTGGCGGGCGTGCTCTCCGGTGGAGAGAAGACCCGCCTCGCGCTGGCGATGATCGTGGTGTCCGGCGCCAACGTGCTGCTGCTCGACGAACCGACGAACAACCTCGACCCCGCCAGCCGCTTCGAGATCCTCGACGCCCTCGCGAACTACTCGGGCGCCGTGGTCCTGGTCAGCCACGACGAGGGCGCCGTCGAGGCGCTCAATCCCGAGCGCGTGCTCATCCTGCCCGACGGTGTCGAAGACCACTGGAACGCCGACTACCTCGACCTCATCACGCTCGCCTAG
- a CDS encoding biotin transporter BioY — protein MTTLTLAAGRPTLADRLFSRSLATDAVLIAAGAGLTALAAQVVVPLYPVPITGQTAAVLIVGGALGATRGALAMALYAVLGLFLPVYSEGAQGISVILGPTGGYIVGFIFAAALTGYLAEREWDHKIFGGIAAFLAGTVVTFVFGMTWLAIALGLNLEQTLQGGLYPFIIGGIVKAVFAASVMRLSWLAVHRSDDRRNDAA, from the coding sequence ATGACGACACTGACCCTGGCCGCAGGCCGCCCGACTCTCGCTGACCGCCTGTTCAGCCGCAGCCTCGCCACCGACGCCGTGCTGATCGCCGCGGGCGCCGGACTCACCGCTCTCGCCGCGCAGGTCGTCGTTCCTCTCTATCCCGTTCCGATCACCGGACAGACCGCGGCGGTGCTCATCGTCGGCGGCGCGCTCGGCGCCACCCGCGGCGCGCTGGCCATGGCGCTCTACGCCGTTCTCGGCCTGTTCCTCCCCGTGTACAGCGAGGGTGCGCAGGGAATCAGCGTCATCCTCGGCCCGACCGGCGGATACATCGTCGGCTTCATCTTCGCCGCGGCGCTCACCGGCTACCTCGCCGAGCGCGAGTGGGACCACAAGATCTTCGGCGGCATCGCCGCGTTCCTCGCCGGCACCGTGGTCACCTTCGTCTTCGGCATGACCTGGCTCGCGATCGCTCTCGGGCTGAACCTCGAGCAGACCCTGCAGGGCGGTCTGTACCCGTTCATCATCGGCGGAATCGTCAAGGCCGTCTTCGCCGCGTCGGTCATGCGCCTCTCCTGGCTGGCCGTCCACCGTTCCGACGACCGCAGGAACGACGCCGCGTAA
- a CDS encoding glycoside hydrolase family 6 protein — MADTAPPRRSPWRIDRKGVVAIAIAAVLVVAAGGSYLWNTVLSDLPLFSGTSNPIGSGKFFVDPDSSAVRAAADPALDSADSADILSLSTIPQAIWLVPEEHPTASIGAYVSQVVAAADASDTIATFVVYGIPERDCGNFSAGGLTAAEYPLWVDAIAGGIGDATAVVVLEPDSLSLADECGNADSRVATTQDAITRLEASDAVVYLDGGHSNWHPAEQTAALLQRAGVERVRGFATNVSNYNATDGEVAYAERVSALTGDAHYVIDTGRNGNGSNGEWCNPAGRSLGTPPAAFAEGNRDADLWIKTPGESDGECNGGPAAGEWWNAGALALIRN; from the coding sequence GTGGCAGACACCGCCCCACCCCGCCGTAGTCCGTGGCGGATCGATCGTAAGGGTGTCGTCGCCATCGCCATCGCGGCGGTCCTCGTGGTCGCCGCCGGGGGCTCCTACCTGTGGAACACGGTGCTGTCCGACCTGCCGCTCTTCTCCGGCACGAGCAACCCGATCGGCAGCGGGAAGTTCTTCGTGGACCCAGATTCGAGCGCTGTCCGGGCCGCCGCAGACCCCGCGCTGGACAGCGCCGACTCCGCCGACATCCTGAGCCTGTCGACGATTCCGCAGGCGATCTGGTTGGTCCCGGAGGAGCACCCGACCGCCTCCATCGGGGCCTACGTGTCGCAGGTGGTCGCGGCCGCGGACGCTTCGGACACGATCGCGACCTTCGTCGTCTACGGGATCCCGGAACGGGACTGTGGCAACTTCTCCGCCGGCGGATTGACGGCGGCGGAGTACCCGCTCTGGGTCGATGCCATCGCCGGCGGCATCGGCGACGCGACCGCCGTGGTCGTGCTCGAACCCGACTCGCTCTCGCTCGCCGACGAGTGCGGCAACGCCGATTCGCGTGTCGCGACCACCCAGGACGCGATCACGCGGCTCGAGGCTTCCGACGCCGTCGTCTATCTCGACGGCGGACACTCGAACTGGCACCCCGCAGAGCAGACCGCCGCGCTCCTCCAGCGGGCAGGCGTGGAGCGCGTGCGCGGCTTCGCCACGAACGTCTCCAACTACAACGCCACCGACGGCGAGGTCGCCTACGCCGAGCGGGTGAGCGCACTCACGGGCGACGCCCACTACGTCATCGACACGGGACGCAACGGCAACGGCTCGAACGGCGAGTGGTGCAACCCCGCCGGCCGCTCGCTCGGAACTCCGCCCGCGGCGTTCGCCGAGGGCAACCGCGACGCCGACCTGTGGATCAAAACTCCCGGTGAGAGCGACGGGGAATGCAACGGCGGCCCGGCGGCCGGCGAATGGTGGAACGCCGGAGCGCTCGCCCTCATCCGCAACTAG
- a CDS encoding response regulator transcription factor, with the protein MESATAPRFAVVIDDDADIRQLLVDVLTQAGFQAIPTANGLDGVAAVRQFEPVITTLDVNMPGMDGFETAKRIRAFSSTYILMLTALEDEIDTLQGLDSGADDYLVKPFRPRVLRARIDAMLRRPRVVGSAAATKQAPAAPAAATPAAQAPATEQPAYAAPPPLAIAQEPVPQGAFQAVPVTGAQAPAVSSAPPAPGQSGWMEHNGLWLNIDTRVVRLRGTELELTRSEFDLLAALLQSNRRVRTKPDLALLLRGESYVTTYLVSEADKRAIEVHMGNLRKKLSENVNSPRWIETVRGVGYRLTAPDSE; encoded by the coding sequence ATGGAAAGCGCAACGGCTCCACGGTTCGCGGTAGTTATCGACGACGACGCCGACATCAGGCAGCTCCTGGTCGACGTTCTCACGCAGGCGGGGTTCCAGGCGATTCCGACGGCCAACGGACTCGACGGTGTCGCCGCGGTTCGACAGTTCGAGCCCGTGATCACCACGCTCGACGTGAACATGCCCGGCATGGACGGCTTCGAGACGGCCAAACGGATCCGCGCGTTCAGCTCGACCTACATCCTCATGCTCACGGCGCTCGAAGACGAGATCGACACCCTGCAGGGCCTCGACTCCGGAGCCGACGACTACCTGGTGAAGCCGTTCCGGCCGCGCGTGCTGCGGGCGCGCATCGACGCGATGCTGCGCCGACCACGCGTCGTCGGAAGCGCCGCGGCGACGAAGCAGGCTCCCGCGGCCCCGGCCGCCGCCACGCCGGCAGCACAGGCGCCGGCGACGGAACAGCCCGCCTACGCCGCTCCCCCGCCCCTGGCCATCGCGCAGGAACCCGTGCCGCAGGGTGCGTTCCAGGCGGTGCCGGTCACCGGCGCCCAGGCTCCCGCCGTGTCATCCGCCCCTCCCGCCCCCGGGCAGTCCGGGTGGATGGAGCACAACGGCCTCTGGCTCAACATCGACACGCGGGTCGTGCGCCTTCGCGGCACCGAGCTCGAGCTGACCCGCAGCGAGTTCGATCTGCTCGCGGCACTGCTGCAGTCGAACCGGCGCGTGCGCACGAAGCCCGACTTGGCCCTGCTGCTGCGCGGCGAGAGCTACGTGACGACCTACCTGGTGAGCGAGGCCGACAAGCGCGCCATCGAGGTGCACATGGGCAACCTGCGCAAGAAGCTGTCGGAGAACGTCAATTCGCCGCGCTGGATCGAGACCGTGCGCGGCGTCGGATACAGGTTGACGGCGCCCGACAGCGAGTAG
- a CDS encoding glycosyltransferase family 2 protein: MTATRATGPSDTYDFHVDAEGFASSVESMAVHRPTIGCIIPAYNEEESIAAVLESLLGQSRVPDVIHVIANNTTDKTVEIASRYAGPHVIDIDGVEQFTEVYVHDIGTNKDKKVGALNYGYTLVEACDFMLGVDGDTTADPDAVKHLEAEIASDTRIGGISAIFSIDDSSFSGPIAPFLIAGQRAQFAAFNMQNMLRGRNMAVLGGQFSIFSTLALRQAMTDNHQSSPWVKDSEVEDSLLSLQIKSAGFLTKISAQARADVGGMTTLRGLDAQQVKWNFGAIELMWPGQRGDTKGQPLHPNLRLRWLENLSMAVNAFTRLMFIVLLIASLSIDAFVFSPIWLVPPVIATLLNIRTAMSMKKVNFRDILFAATLAPAEIYMWVRLGHFIRAWTKFLSRKQTDNWAAQAKAERGSGNGYLVPIIVLVLTGAAMVFTWFQLNTMVQSTILWIGWPILGAITAIQTFTMLLKLVQRQRGYKV, from the coding sequence GTGACTGCGACGCGCGCGACTGGACCGTCCGACACCTACGACTTCCATGTCGATGCCGAAGGTTTCGCCTCCTCCGTCGAGTCGATGGCGGTGCACCGCCCCACGATCGGCTGCATCATCCCCGCGTACAACGAGGAGGAGTCGATCGCCGCGGTGCTGGAATCGCTGCTCGGTCAGAGCCGGGTGCCCGACGTCATCCACGTCATCGCCAACAACACGACCGACAAGACCGTCGAGATCGCCAGCCGCTACGCCGGCCCGCACGTGATCGACATCGACGGTGTCGAGCAGTTCACCGAGGTGTACGTGCACGACATCGGGACGAACAAAGACAAGAAGGTCGGCGCGCTCAACTACGGCTACACCCTCGTCGAGGCCTGCGACTTTATGCTCGGCGTCGACGGCGATACGACCGCCGACCCCGACGCGGTCAAGCACCTCGAGGCCGAGATCGCCTCGGACACCCGCATCGGCGGCATTTCGGCGATCTTCAGCATCGACGACTCGTCGTTCTCCGGTCCGATCGCACCCTTCCTCATCGCCGGCCAGCGCGCCCAGTTCGCGGCCTTCAACATGCAGAACATGCTGCGCGGCCGCAACATGGCGGTCCTCGGCGGGCAGTTCTCCATCTTCTCCACGCTCGCGCTGCGCCAGGCGATGACCGACAACCACCAGTCCAGCCCGTGGGTGAAGGACAGCGAGGTCGAAGATTCGCTGCTCTCCCTGCAGATCAAGAGCGCGGGCTTCCTCACCAAGATCAGCGCGCAGGCCCGCGCCGACGTGGGCGGCATGACCACCCTGCGCGGCCTCGACGCCCAGCAGGTGAAGTGGAACTTCGGCGCTATCGAGCTCATGTGGCCCGGCCAGCGCGGCGACACAAAGGGACAGCCGCTGCACCCGAACCTCAGGCTGCGCTGGCTCGAGAACCTCTCGATGGCCGTCAACGCCTTCACCCGCCTCATGTTCATCGTGCTGCTCATCGCGTCGCTCTCCATCGACGCCTTCGTCTTCAGCCCGATCTGGCTCGTTCCTCCGGTGATCGCCACGCTGCTCAACATCCGCACGGCCATGTCGATGAAGAAGGTCAACTTCCGAGACATCCTGTTCGCAGCAACCCTCGCACCGGCAGAGATCTACATGTGGGTGCGCCTGGGCCACTTCATCCGCGCCTGGACCAAGTTCCTCAGCCGCAAGCAGACCGACAACTGGGCCGCCCAGGCAAAAGCCGAGCGCGGCTCCGGCAACGGTTATCTGGTGCCGATCATCGTCCTCGTGCTCACCGGCGCGGCCATGGTCTTCACCTGGTTCCAGCTCAACACCATGGTGCAGTCGACGATCCTCTGGATCGGCTGGCCCATTCTCGGAGCCATCACCGCCATTCAGACCTTCACGATGCTGCTCAAGCTGGTCCAGCGCCAGCGCGGCTACAAAGTCTGA
- a CDS encoding GGDEF domain-containing protein has translation MNLDTLTVLYASGLVVTAAGASFVISSVYRREDAVARLWGLGFISGMLATIAYAVWGYSPDLWWITGVGNAALVFAMGAMWAGCRVFNALRSLLVVPLVAATLVFAAVIVHGPNGGEWAGAPAMYLAIAGFTAATAVETLRGQLRERIYARILTVVFLLISVYYLARTVVYFAAGESSVEFLSYFGTVNTTLLNIGFLTVASISFSVLQSERNPDFRREKTSDRSSIAGVASRSLFEQQAEDWLRRAKRGDTALTLAIFEVENLDEMNIALGSEFGDRAIQTVGWFTRDNVPTASIVGRLDARRFAVMTPTPAVGEPRDVAERVMTAIAENPIDAIEGVRALATFGVASTAELGYDYADLARAAVAGLAQTS, from the coding sequence ATGAACCTCGACACCCTCACCGTCCTCTACGCGAGCGGTCTCGTCGTCACCGCGGCCGGCGCGTCGTTCGTCATCAGCTCCGTCTACCGACGTGAAGACGCCGTCGCCCGGTTGTGGGGACTCGGCTTCATTTCCGGAATGCTGGCCACCATCGCCTACGCCGTCTGGGGCTACAGCCCCGACCTGTGGTGGATCACCGGCGTCGGCAACGCCGCTCTCGTCTTCGCGATGGGCGCCATGTGGGCCGGCTGCCGTGTATTCAACGCCCTGCGCTCGCTGCTCGTCGTGCCGTTGGTCGCGGCGACCCTCGTATTCGCCGCCGTCATCGTTCACGGACCGAACGGGGGAGAGTGGGCCGGTGCTCCCGCGATGTACCTCGCCATAGCGGGGTTCACCGCGGCGACCGCCGTCGAGACGCTGCGCGGCCAGCTGCGCGAACGCATCTACGCCCGCATCCTCACCGTCGTGTTCCTGTTGATCTCGGTGTACTACCTCGCCCGCACCGTCGTCTATTTCGCCGCGGGAGAGTCGAGCGTGGAATTCCTCAGCTACTTCGGCACGGTCAACACGACCCTGCTGAACATCGGGTTCCTCACCGTGGCATCCATATCGTTCTCGGTTCTGCAAAGCGAACGCAATCCCGACTTCCGGCGGGAGAAGACATCCGACCGCTCCTCCATCGCCGGAGTGGCGTCCCGCAGCCTGTTCGAGCAGCAGGCGGAGGACTGGCTGCGCCGAGCGAAGCGCGGCGACACCGCGCTGACGCTCGCGATCTTCGAGGTCGAGAACCTCGACGAGATGAACATCGCACTCGGGTCGGAGTTCGGCGACCGTGCGATCCAGACCGTCGGCTGGTTCACCCGCGACAACGTGCCCACTGCCTCGATCGTCGGCCGACTCGACGCTCGACGGTTCGCCGTGATGACGCCGACTCCCGCGGTGGGCGAGCCTCGAGACGTGGCCGAACGGGTGATGACGGCGATCGCCGAGAACCCCATCGACGCGATCGAGGGCGTGCGCGCTCTGGCCACGTTCGGGGTCGCGAGCACCGCCGAGCTCGGCTACGACTACGCCGACCTCGCCCGGGCCGCGGTCGCCGGACTCGCGCAGACCAGCTAG